TCATTcatcaaactatataaaaaaaagttcatgTTTCTATAGAAGACAAAATTTTATACTCTTTCCAACACACTAAGAAAAGcaatagttttgtttttgttttctaatgTCTAATGCAAACAATTGATAAATACAAAGAATACATCTGAAAAAAATTATCTTGTTAGTTTTTTGGTTCTAgtacgaagaagaagaaaactacGACAAAGAATGACGAtccatatatttttctattttcttttagtttaagATTCCAGTATTAATTTTGAACGCTTCCACATAGGAATCACAGATTCCATACGCTTCCAAAGTCTATATTTTCAGAAACGTGATTCCAGTACGCTTCCGACCGCTTCCGACAGCTTCCGACTCCGTTTCCGGTTCGGAACCAGGAACCGCATCTTCATAGACGCTTCCATGCAATATAgcttattagtaaaaaaaaaattgggagtACTCTAGATCAATTTGATCGTTGAAACAAATAACTTTATCAATTATCAGCTCTCTAGAGTTCAAAATAACTCGCGTCTCATAGTTACGTGTAAAACCTTAATCCGAAACAAATAACTTGAATGATGTTGTCCAAAAAAGAGTACACAATTATCAGCTCTCTCGTGTTATTGTgcctgaaaagaaaaagaacttcTAAACAAGTTGTAGGATGACACAGCTCCCACAACTGATTCATCATATACCGAAACTCCTCCCTAGCTTACATGTGCTAAAGTGCTTAACCGCAAGTGTTGTGCCATCAGGAAGAATCGACTTATACGTTGTCCCTGTCCTAGTATAATGTTCTCAGAGCTTGCATCCATTAAGTCCCCAAGTTTAACCTTAACCAAAGGCTTCTAAAACAAAGACTTGAGCAAGATTATGGCTACTAAGTCTTTACGCCAAACTACTAACTCAAAGCTTGCATCCATTAAGTCCCCAAGTTTAACCTTAACCAAAGGCTTCTAAAACAAAGAAACTTGAGCAAGATTATGGCTACTAAGTCTTTACGCCAAACTACTAACTCAAAGCTTGCATCCATTAATTATGTCTACTTCTCTTCTCTCTGGACACTTCAAATGGCAATACCACCACCAAACCCAAAAGCTAACAACATCCATGCAGCGGCACCAATCACGCCAGCTGATAATTACTAGATTATTCTTGCTTAACTCCACAGCTCGAAGATAAAGAACGACAGGAGAGACCTTGATTCTTAGTGAAATCATCAGATGAGTATTAAGGTGAGATAAAGAAAGATGGAATGCGACCTTAGACACAGAGAACGTCGATAATCTACCCAAAGACGACAACTGAACCGGAATTTGGCCAGATAACTGTTTCTCAGCAGAACCAAAGAGTTCACAAACAAAGTAATCTTATCGTTCAACTATTTGTTCGACATATCAAGAGACACCAAGAACAGTAACCAAGTACACAGTTGTGGAGGGATGTTACCAGACAATTGGTTGCTGGATAGATCCAATTTTTGTAAGCTCCCACCGTACTGAAGAAACTCTAGGATCGGACTAGACAAACCCATGTCTGGAAGCTCTAGATTGATAACTATGTTCGCCTGATTGTTCCAAATTCCAACAAGAGACACCCAAAAACTGAAAGATCTAGAATAGAGCATGTTCGTGTGTCCTACAGCCATCGCAGGATAAtatagaggaagaagatgaacagaGTAGTGTTATCGATAAAGGAAGAAGCTTTATGGGGCTTGAGCCAATCTCCATGGATGAAGTGTTCACAGGTTTGAATTTTGTATCTGCCATTGGAGCAGAGAGACAAAGCTGCAAGTCATATGCGTTGAACGATTGTCTCACGATTAAATAGATCCAATTGTCTTCtgaatatattttctttctcaCCGTtagatgttttattttttattctgaAGTCACTCCAAATAACACATATAAAGGTAAGCGTTTTATAACGACATTTTCTAACTTGAACTAATGCAAAGTACCCAGAAATCACAGTCatagttttttctttcaaaatagtgtttatatttcaataacagtggatttgatTTAGGTTTTGTAAATGATTAATTGAATAACACGAGATTTGCAAGTGTTTCAAGTGattttacataaatttcatattcaataacaagtcatttgaaaataaattttaaaatctttagttGAATAACATGGGATTTTAAAACAACCccaaaaccttttaaaatcaaTGATTCAATACATTCCCCTTATAGTTTTTTAACATGTAAAACATTCCATTCGACATCATATAATCCCCTACACTATATTTGCAAAGTAATTttaccacatgtcttctctataatcaatttcacaaaacaaatatgacatggctactgaaattgatgacatggcttccaggaaatatgacatggataatttcatttactgctgatatatatttttggaaaactttttagaatatgtcaataactcatatattacatttaatgttgatttatatttttaaaactttatagaatatagtaataactcataaatcatcactaaataaatatattcaaatatgacatttttaattctgaaatattatttaattttacttttataactAGGAGTTTAGACCGCATATACGGgcataataatttaataattacttattaatatattttagtaaaaaattgtAGTTCTTATTAATGTTTTCATTGAAATTTTAAGTATTATATCTTTTCtgaaatttatttgtacattaTATCATTGTTAAtaataaatcttcaaaatcactcagtattctctttttattatagaaaatattttttttacttgataaatatttagttatgtgtgttccgtttttgaattttttagttttcttattaaaatatactttttggaTAACAACacgatatatataagaattatctttttattttaaaatatatattttagagtttagataattctgattattattaattttaatcaattatttaatcaaatagattttaaattcgttttaattttttactaatttatataatttattcattaaggataaAACCAATATTAACGAGTCTAACTTTAACGAGAGATTTCCATTGcgaaaatcacttctcaaataatagtatagattatacaatttttattatctaaaattttcaaaattttctgcattttaaaaaaagttataaatttttaatcgtatatcattagtttcttttagatatatacaattttatatgaattttagtaattttgtacaagttgaattaatacatttaaccaaaatagataaaaaatttatctaagattttaattttaaatatataacttatattcttaaatgtttttttaaataaaaaatattttatattaattttatgcttaattaaatgatatttatattaattattggtgaaaataataaaatatataatattggtaaatttcatttttaaatataatttaaaattttaaaaatttatcactgCATATGGTGCAGAAAAACAACTAGTTTAACATATATACCGAATGGTTTTCCGGGCGGGGATTTTGTGTTTTCCAGTTGTTGAATTGCTATTAGTCTTGTGTTGGTGTGTTTTGTCTAAAGTTTTGTATATGTGAGGAGGTTTTCTTCCAAAGCTAGATGGTGAGGAGTCCCTGCTTATGTCTTCTCTACTAACTCTACGAATCGGTATTTTCCCTACCGGACATTGACCAGATTTGGTCCAAATCTTGGATGTAACCGGTTTAGGAGAACTGTCTGATGGAATATTAGTCTCCTTTGAACCAAGTTCCACACTCGGTTTCATCTGCATGCATAAATGTAGAAGGAGTAAAGAAACAACATGTTGAGTTTTTGTTCTTGTATGTGTTTTGTGCATCCGTGCGTGAGTAGAGGTTGTTTACCTGAATCTTGTGATTTCTTAAGGCAGGATGATCAAAAGCGGGTTGTTTATAGATATCCACACAATCTATTATATCTCCATCTTCgctctataaataaaataatcgaTTTGAGATTATCAAAAACAAGAAGATATACGCTATAACACAATTAGTAATATATCTGAATTCAAAATCAATTCATACTTTGATCGTCTTCAATGCAGGCTTGTTAAGAGCCTTTAATTTCATATCAATCTCTAGAGAAGCAGTTCCATGGACTCCACtgtagaagaaagaaaagaaacataGAGTCGTCACGGTTAACAACATTCTCAATGCGACTTGCTTTTCCATTTGTTAATCTCGGTTTAGGAAAAGATttagggggtgtattcaattgagagtttcaggtgatttgcattaaaatgacaaatccactgttattcaaacatgagttttaaaaactcatttaaaatccactgttattgaacttgacatttcgtaaagtactttgaaatccactgttattgaaaatattttaaattgtgagattttaaagttttgaggtgattttagggtatttgggtggagtttcttagttaaaaaaataaaactcaaatctcattgttttaggtgatattctagagtggtttaacaaaaatcacctaaatctctgtaacttattaaaatcatctaaaactccattaaaaatcaaatcacgtCAAATGCTAAActgaatacatcccccttagAGTATGTTTGTCATTTAAGATCTTTAAATGTTTCCAACTACATAACTTATAGAGTTTACAAAGCTATCTTGACTAaacatttttacattttatttaaatacaagAAGCACAAAACACGTATCATTAAATTTTTCCTACAATTTCTAGTGCTTACAAACCAAACAGAAatgttagaaaataatttattatacattcaaattaataaaaattaggataagattcgcgccttgcgcggagtgaagttattattttttattatgttttagagaatgaaacaatagttcgcTTTTATTTGGATTACGGGTATTCATACCAGATATCAGTTTGGTTTTAATTCGTTTGGTTTTCCGGttttcggtatttcggttagtaaaatataactaatatgcTAAATCTATATTTACTTCGTTTGGTTCGATTTATATACCATCATTTTCGGTTTATTCAGTTTATGCCTTAAACATAATTATCTAgtttgaaatcatattatatattataaaaaaattagagtcatgttgtcaaaaagtcgtttattaaaaaaatattatatatttaaataaaagaatagaaaacaaaaagacgcttctatcatctaataaaataatcaaatttagaattaatataaaagctctaaattttggaaataagaataaaaaattaaacagaagtacgaaagaattttttttctattcttccatattatttttttcgatgaaatgttaaatttattgatcatcatggaaaaaatatatgtacatcTATAAAGagtttaaaagaataaaaaagctATAAGAAGTTGAAATTACTCACTGCACAGTAACTAAAAAGCATTCTCATGTGCTTCAAACCACTTAACCATCAGTCCATGTAGTCGCCGGTTTTGCGCATACTTGAGGGATGTAATGCGGCTCCTGATTGTCTTGTCTATCACCTTCACTAGCTGGTCCACTGACTTGTTGCTGGTGCTGTGCTTTCTTTCATTCCTTTCACGCCATAAGAAGTAGATAGTAACTTGCAAAGCCAATCTCAACAGTATGAAAGTGAGTCGATCATACGAGCCTGTGAGGATGGTAGATAGAGTAATATCCCAGTCAGGATCAGGATCTCTGCCGAATAAATTTCCTGCCACTTTCCACCAAACCATAAAAGTATAGGGACAAGCAAAAAAGAGATGGTCTCTCGTCTCGTTCGGTTCGCCACAGAAAACGCAGTACTGCGGTTGCCCCCAACTACTAGAACGCTGACCTGTGGAAAGTCGATCATGAATAGCAAGCCAGGTGATGAACGCATAGCGAGGGATATGTCTTCGATTAAACACAATTCTgtttatttaaagataaaaaaaatctgtaaagAATTCAATTAATtgttgtttataaatttataatctttatttaaatttattcaatgTTAATATGaagagaaaaaatcaaaacagaacatattgaaaataagaagcctcagATAAGAAGCCTCAGATGCAGTGagttgttacttaattatagttcaagtgatttacaaattataattatagttcaacttatataacaaatagatattcatgcgtcgttataaatatatacatatttacatgtttctactTTTAATCAGTTTTGTTCAGTTAaatcggttataaatcaaactatataCAAATCTCatggtttttataaaatcacattcagtttgtatggtatatactaaaaaaaccatattatatattctgtcaaaaatacttgaaagtatatgtaaaatagtcaaaagtatatttaaaatgattttttctaCAGATTTTCCAAAAGtacatgttatatatattttgtctaTATTTTGAGATACtttaagtatataatgaattttaaaaatttaaaaattatttaaatgagttatcctaACCTGAactaaacccgcaaagatccaaaccgaaatataGAAATATCCGAGTAGAGCTGAAATTTTGAACCCGAAAATCCAAAACTCGAataaatccgaaccaaacccgaatgAGTATTCGAAGCCCACCCC
This Raphanus sativus cultivar WK10039 unplaced genomic scaffold, ASM80110v3 Scaffold0926, whole genome shotgun sequence DNA region includes the following protein-coding sequences:
- the LOC130503327 gene encoding uncharacterized protein LOC130503327, with translation MEKQVALRMLLTVTTLCFFSFFYSGVHGTASLEIDMKLKALNKPALKTIKSEDGDIIDCVDIYKQPAFDHPALRNHKIQMKPSVELGSKETNIPSDSSPKPVTSKIWTKSGQCPVGKIPIRRVSREDISRDSSPSSFGRKPPHIYKTLDKTHQHKTNSNSTTGKHKIPARKTIRYIC